The Candidatus Acidiferrales bacterium genome window below encodes:
- a CDS encoding VWA domain-containing protein, whose amino-acid sequence MKRSLALLLAALLFPMCLSAQSGSGSSQIGAAQSKPPQQNKPPRIVIPSKAVVVPVTVKDAQGNLVANLEEEDFRVFQDGVQQVITNFSGRALPMSVVVLLDDDLEARAAQAVQQSLDSVAAGFGPNDEVALVRFDEYPKTVLDFTSNNDTLFAKLKDIRTSEKDALDSRDSTSPSMAMTSPPRLNGQPIGPGANIPVVASTSGVTKHLDDAVHYAADMLRTRNRDRRKIIFIISDGTNARYNQWNLNTTLQSLLSSNITVYAIAVGGILDRPEGVGHLSSYTHTTGGDVFHALKQGDLERMYAELTEEARNQYTLVFSPTNTAGRGNYHSLEVRVERPNLSVTARQGYFAQLQP is encoded by the coding sequence ATGAAGCGATCCTTGGCGCTGCTGCTCGCTGCACTTCTATTCCCCATGTGCCTTAGCGCCCAGTCCGGTTCCGGCTCATCGCAAATCGGCGCCGCACAGTCGAAGCCCCCGCAGCAAAATAAGCCGCCCAGGATTGTGATTCCATCCAAAGCGGTCGTCGTCCCCGTAACCGTAAAAGACGCTCAGGGAAATCTCGTCGCCAATCTGGAGGAAGAGGACTTCCGCGTCTTTCAGGATGGCGTCCAGCAAGTCATCACGAACTTTTCTGGCCGGGCCCTGCCAATGTCCGTTGTCGTCCTTCTGGACGATGATTTGGAGGCCAGAGCTGCACAGGCGGTTCAGCAAAGCCTCGACAGTGTCGCAGCCGGATTCGGACCGAACGACGAAGTCGCCCTGGTTCGCTTCGATGAATATCCGAAGACTGTGCTCGATTTTACTTCCAACAACGACACGCTCTTCGCCAAGCTGAAAGACATCCGCACCAGCGAAAAAGACGCTCTCGATTCGCGCGATTCCACTTCTCCATCCATGGCTATGACCTCGCCTCCGCGTCTCAATGGCCAGCCCATCGGCCCCGGCGCGAATATTCCCGTCGTGGCGAGCACGAGTGGCGTCACGAAGCACCTCGACGACGCTGTTCATTACGCCGCCGATATGCTCCGCACGCGCAACCGCGACCGCCGTAAGATCATCTTCATCATTTCTGATGGGACGAATGCTCGTTACAATCAGTGGAATCTCAACACCACGCTTCAATCGTTGCTTTCCTCTAACATCACTGTTTACGCCATTGCCGTGGGCGGCATTCTCGACCGCCCCGAAGGCGTTGGCCATCTCTCCTCGTACACGCACACGACGGGCGGCGATGTTTTTCATGCTCTCAAGCAGGGTGATCTCGAACGCATGTACGCAGAGCTGACCGAGGAAGCGCGCAATCAATACACGCTCGTCTTCAGTCCCACGAACACCGCCGGTCGCGGCAATTATCACAGCCTCGAAGTCCGCGTCGAGCGCCCAAATCTTTCCGTCACCGCGCGCCAGGGTTATTTCGCTCAGCTTCAGCCCTGA
- a CDS encoding RluA family pseudouridine synthase, which translates to MLPRRRTINFRFTANAEAAGQRLDRFLAAQLPDLSRTRVQSLVERGHVRINGKSAKPSHRIEAGDALVVEIPPASPPETRPEAIPLEILYRDDDVAVVNKPAGMIVHPGAGVKTGTLANALVHEFGAGASLSSLGGESRPGIVHRLDRETSGALIVARNDKAHRVLVNQFRNREIEKTYLALVHGKMKSDSGRIELPIARDLHRRIRMTTRRREGRAARTDFRVLRRIDGFTFLEADLHTGRTHQIRVHFSALGHPIVGDTLYGAPREPIVGSALLPALGRNFLHAFRLRFLHPINLTPIDVRASLPRGLADYLREIGRTAGVTADSIDAVLEPYL; encoded by the coding sequence CTGCTCCCGCGGAGGCGCACCATTAACTTCCGCTTCACCGCGAACGCGGAAGCCGCCGGCCAGCGCCTCGATCGTTTTCTCGCCGCGCAGCTTCCCGACCTAAGCCGCACGCGCGTGCAATCTCTCGTCGAGCGCGGCCATGTGCGCATCAACGGCAAGTCTGCGAAGCCGTCGCATCGCATCGAGGCAGGCGACGCTCTTGTTGTTGAGATACCGCCCGCTTCGCCGCCGGAAACGCGGCCCGAAGCGATCCCGCTCGAAATCCTCTATCGTGACGATGATGTCGCCGTCGTCAATAAACCGGCAGGAATGATCGTCCATCCCGGCGCGGGTGTGAAAACCGGTACGCTCGCCAACGCCCTCGTTCACGAATTCGGCGCTGGAGCTTCGCTTTCTTCGCTCGGTGGCGAATCGCGCCCCGGAATCGTCCATCGCCTTGACCGCGAAACTTCGGGCGCTCTCATCGTGGCGCGCAACGACAAAGCCCATCGCGTTCTCGTCAACCAATTTCGCAACCGCGAAATCGAGAAAACGTATCTCGCCTTGGTCCACGGCAAGATGAAAAGCGACTCCGGCCGTATCGAGCTGCCCATCGCACGCGACCTCCATCGCCGCATCCGCATGACCACTCGCCGCCGCGAAGGCCGCGCCGCTCGCACCGATTTTCGCGTCCTCCGGCGCATCGATGGCTTCACGTTTCTTGAAGCCGATCTCCACACGGGCCGCACGCATCAGATTCGCGTCCACTTTTCCGCGCTCGGGCATCCCATTGTCGGCGATACGCTCTATGGCGCACCTCGCGAACCAATCGTAGGCTCCGCGCTGCTTCCCGCCCTTGGCCGCAATTTTTTGCATGCCTTCCGCCTCCGTTTTCTGCATCCAATAAACCTGACGCCAATTGACGTCCGCGCGTCGTTGCCCCGCGGCTTGGCTGATTACTTGCGTGAGATCGGCCGAACCGCCGGGGTCACTGCGGATTCGATTGACGCTGTGCTGGAGCCGTACCTATAA
- a CDS encoding 3-hydroxybutyryl-CoA dehydrogenase — protein sequence MSIDQIKTVAVLGAGTMGNGIAHVFAKSGYSVILRDVDQKFLDRALDAISKNLDREVKKAKITEAEKPEILKRIRTTAAAADLAAADLAVEAVPEQRELKERVLKEADALLRPGVILASNTSSISVTALAAKTSRPENFIGMHFMNPVPVMTLVEVIRGLQTSEETFSTTMELCKKLDKNPVAVNDAPGFVSNRVLMPLINEAAYAVMEGVATPEAVDAVMKMGMNHPMGPLELADFIGLDVCVDILEVLQTGLGDPKYRACPLLRKYVAAGWLGRKSGRGFYRY from the coding sequence ATGTCAATCGACCAAATCAAAACCGTCGCTGTCCTGGGTGCTGGCACCATGGGCAACGGCATCGCTCACGTTTTCGCCAAATCTGGCTACAGCGTAATTCTCCGCGATGTTGATCAGAAATTCCTAGATCGCGCGCTCGACGCCATCTCGAAGAATCTCGACCGCGAAGTGAAAAAAGCGAAAATCACCGAAGCCGAAAAGCCCGAAATTCTCAAACGAATCCGCACCACCGCGGCCGCGGCGGATCTCGCTGCCGCCGATCTCGCCGTCGAAGCCGTTCCCGAGCAGCGCGAGCTGAAGGAACGCGTGCTGAAAGAAGCCGACGCTCTCTTGCGCCCGGGAGTTATTCTCGCCAGCAACACATCTTCGATTTCTGTCACTGCGCTCGCTGCGAAAACCAGCCGCCCGGAAAATTTCATCGGCATGCACTTCATGAATCCCGTGCCGGTGATGACGCTCGTCGAAGTCATTCGCGGCCTGCAAACCAGCGAAGAGACGTTCAGCACAACAATGGAGCTATGCAAAAAACTCGACAAGAATCCCGTCGCCGTCAATGACGCGCCCGGCTTCGTTTCCAATCGCGTCCTCATGCCGCTCATCAACGAGGCTGCCTACGCCGTCATGGAAGGCGTCGCCACGCCCGAAGCCGTTGACGCCGTCATGAAGATGGGCATGAATCATCCCATGGGCCCGCTCGAACTCGCCGACTTCATCGGCCTCGATGTTTGTGTGGATATTCTGGAAGTTCTGCAAACGGGCTTGGGCGATCCGAAATATCGTGCCTGCCCGCTGCTCAGAAAATATGTCGCTGCCGGCTGGCTGGGCCGCAAATCCGGCCGCGGCTTTTACAGGTACTGA
- a CDS encoding VWA domain-containing protein, translated as MKNLQKYTTIPQTITARSACAAAILAGLAILAAPQIWMHGTGIAWAASRAAAASRNAVPQIPVQIPVKKPKGEGQNQQLPQTGTTRIQVKLVRLYVTVRDKHGAIIQGLGQNDFHVYEDGVEQKIAFFSKDMTDPITLAMMIDTSGSQQNLLEAEKQTADRFVRDILKKGDLAMAVSFDAEVHMLADFTDDQELLQQAFEKAEIFVPTGLGPTNQPTPSTVLYDAIYRVCNEKMPEEAGRKALIILTDAEDEGSTETEKDAILAAQNANAVVHFLLIAERAAYFLSGQMYTGGAVAHEMANQTGGRVISIRNDNDLDKAFGEISQELRSQYIVAYYPSNTKADGTFRKIKVETTDKNLRTLTRAGYYAPSSANE; from the coding sequence ATGAAGAACCTTCAAAAGTATACAACGATTCCACAAACAATTACCGCACGAAGCGCGTGCGCGGCGGCGATTCTGGCCGGGCTGGCGATTCTGGCCGCTCCGCAGATTTGGATGCACGGGACTGGCATTGCGTGGGCTGCATCGCGCGCAGCAGCGGCATCGCGGAATGCGGTGCCGCAAATTCCGGTGCAAATTCCTGTGAAGAAACCGAAAGGCGAAGGCCAGAACCAACAACTGCCACAGACGGGAACGACGCGGATTCAAGTGAAGTTGGTGCGGCTGTACGTGACGGTGCGCGACAAGCATGGAGCGATCATTCAGGGCCTGGGCCAAAACGACTTCCATGTGTACGAAGATGGCGTGGAGCAAAAGATCGCGTTTTTTTCGAAGGATATGACCGATCCGATCACGCTGGCGATGATGATTGACACGAGCGGAAGCCAGCAAAACCTGCTGGAGGCGGAAAAGCAAACGGCGGACCGATTTGTGCGGGATATTTTGAAAAAGGGCGACCTGGCGATGGCGGTGTCGTTTGACGCCGAAGTGCACATGCTGGCGGACTTCACGGACGACCAGGAATTGCTGCAACAGGCCTTCGAAAAAGCGGAAATCTTTGTGCCAACGGGTCTGGGCCCAACGAATCAACCAACTCCCAGCACTGTGCTATACGACGCAATCTATCGCGTGTGTAATGAAAAAATGCCGGAAGAAGCGGGACGGAAGGCGCTCATCATACTGACGGACGCGGAAGACGAAGGGAGCACGGAGACCGAAAAGGACGCGATTCTGGCGGCGCAAAACGCGAACGCGGTAGTTCACTTTCTGCTGATCGCGGAACGCGCCGCTTATTTCTTGAGCGGACAGATGTACACGGGCGGGGCGGTGGCGCACGAAATGGCGAACCAAACCGGCGGACGCGTGATTTCGATTCGGAATGACAACGATCTGGACAAGGCCTTCGGAGAAATTTCGCAGGAGCTACGCAGCCAGTACATCGTCGCGTACTACCCTTCGAATACGAAAGCGGATGGGACGTTCCGCAAGATCAAAGTGGAAACCACGGATAAGAACCTGCGCACGCTGACGCGCGCGGGTTATTACGCACCAAGCAGCGCAAACGAGTAA
- a CDS encoding VWA domain-containing protein has product MRKTLKISLAVLTFLLLAAAASAQQTQLPPPPPQQQGPPPKTVIHVGLVHLVAAVTDRRDKFVTDLTKNDFSVTEDGKKQDITYFARQADLPLRIGVLLDTSNSIRLRLHFEQDAAIDFLYNVIRRNRDQAFLMTFDTEPEVVQDYTDDVGELSEVIQKQNSGGGTALNDAIYAASQKLVSAPLAEGPNPDVRRVLVVISDGDDNLSDHPLSDAIQMADRAGVSIYAISSNNDWTTTDGTSAVKAIKSEGDKILEEYADETGGRVFFPYRVDDLAQSFLDIGTELRSQYLIGYSPPYAVLDGRFHSVNLRVDRRGLTVRSRKGYFAVAPVASISGQPGTGASPQK; this is encoded by the coding sequence GTGCGCAAAACTCTGAAAATCTCGCTCGCTGTTTTGACGTTTCTCCTGCTTGCCGCGGCCGCCTCCGCGCAGCAGACTCAGTTGCCTCCTCCGCCTCCCCAACAGCAGGGCCCACCGCCCAAAACGGTCATCCACGTAGGCTTGGTTCATCTCGTCGCCGCTGTCACTGACCGCAGAGACAAATTCGTCACCGATCTCACCAAGAACGATTTTTCTGTCACCGAAGACGGCAAGAAGCAGGACATCACCTATTTCGCACGCCAGGCCGATTTGCCCTTGCGCATCGGCGTTCTCCTCGACACTTCCAATAGCATTCGTCTGCGCCTGCATTTCGAGCAGGACGCGGCAATCGATTTTCTATATAACGTGATTCGCCGCAATCGCGACCAGGCCTTCCTGATGACCTTTGATACCGAACCCGAAGTGGTTCAGGACTACACCGATGACGTGGGTGAATTGAGCGAGGTGATTCAAAAGCAGAATTCCGGCGGCGGTACGGCGCTGAACGACGCGATTTACGCCGCCAGCCAAAAACTTGTCAGCGCTCCTTTAGCCGAGGGCCCGAATCCGGATGTCCGCCGAGTTCTGGTTGTCATCAGTGACGGCGACGATAATCTCAGCGACCATCCTCTGAGCGACGCCATTCAGATGGCCGACCGCGCCGGCGTCTCCATCTATGCCATCAGCTCCAATAACGACTGGACAACGACGGACGGCACCAGCGCGGTGAAAGCCATAAAATCCGAAGGCGATAAGATTCTGGAAGAATACGCCGATGAAACAGGTGGCCGCGTTTTCTTTCCTTATCGCGTCGACGACCTCGCCCAGTCATTCCTCGACATCGGAACCGAATTGCGCAGCCAATATTTGATTGGTTATTCGCCTCCGTATGCCGTATTGGACGGGAGGTTCCACAGCGTGAATCTTCGCGTCGATCGCAGGGGTCTCACGGTTCGTTCTCGCAAGGGTTATTTCGCCGTTGCTCCAGTCGCTTCGATTTCTGGCCAGCCCGGTACGGGCGCATCCCCGCAGAAGTAG
- the lgt gene encoding prolipoprotein diacylglyceryl transferase, producing MHPLLGTIPTPWGPLPIYSYGVLVALGVLLGLWYARCYAKRVGLDPDRVWNLGIYMVLVSLVAAKLWYILAGAGYYSRHASEIFTLATLKSGGTFYGGVIGAILVALLYTHFQRLPLLPLADSYCAGLPLGHAIGRLGCFAAGCCYGKPTWLPWGVIFTNPKAAEIVGTPLNIPLHPTQLYESSAEFVNFLILIFLARKQRFKGEIFAAYFLLYGFERGVIEFVRGDPGRTLFLRGRFSLMQVVSLVMICIGVWIWRWSAKRARHAHAVAHAAPAEAHH from the coding sequence ATGCATCCCCTTTTGGGGACAATTCCGACTCCGTGGGGCCCTCTCCCCATCTATTCCTACGGTGTCCTCGTTGCCTTAGGTGTTCTTCTCGGTCTCTGGTATGCGCGCTGCTACGCCAAACGCGTCGGCCTCGATCCTGATCGCGTCTGGAATCTCGGCATCTACATGGTGCTCGTGTCGCTTGTTGCCGCCAAGCTCTGGTACATTCTTGCCGGTGCCGGCTACTATTCCCGCCACGCGTCCGAGATCTTCACCCTCGCTACATTGAAATCCGGCGGCACGTTTTATGGCGGCGTCATCGGCGCCATCCTCGTCGCGCTCCTCTACACGCATTTTCAGCGCCTCCCGCTTTTGCCTCTCGCGGATAGTTATTGCGCCGGTTTGCCTCTCGGCCACGCGATTGGCCGTCTCGGCTGTTTCGCCGCCGGCTGCTGCTATGGCAAGCCAACCTGGCTTCCCTGGGGCGTCATTTTCACCAATCCCAAGGCGGCCGAAATCGTCGGCACGCCTCTGAACATTCCTCTTCATCCCACGCAGCTTTACGAATCGTCGGCCGAATTCGTCAATTTTCTGATTCTGATTTTCTTGGCCCGCAAGCAGCGCTTCAAAGGCGAAATTTTTGCGGCCTATTTTCTCCTTTATGGTTTCGAACGCGGCGTGATCGAATTCGTTCGCGGCGATCCGGGGCGTACATTGTTTCTCCGTGGAAGATTTTCGCTGATGCAGGTCGTCAGTCTCGTGATGATCTGCATCGGCGTGTGGATTTGGCGCTGGAGCGCAAAGCGCGCGCGTCACGCCCACGCAGTCGCGCACGCTGCTCCCGCGGAGGCGCACCATTAA
- a CDS encoding acetyl-CoA C-acetyltransferase, giving the protein MEQPVILSAVRTPMGKFMGGLSSLTAPELGAKVVAESVRRAGIDPKSVDECIMGNVVQAGLGQNPARQAALKGGLDYHVAAMTINKVCGSGLKSVGLAAQAVITGESEILVAGGMESMSNCPYLLTQARTGYRLGNGQLIDSMVHDGLWEAYEDYHMGVTAELVAEKYKISRQEQDQYALESHQKAVRAMKSCFFEAQIVPVEIPQKKGDPIVISKDETPREDTSLEALAKLRPAFKKDGTVTAGNAPGTNDGAAVVVVTSERNAQRLGKKPLARIIAQAVGGLEPKWVMMAPVEAVNKLLKKTGWDRDKDVDLIELNEAFAVQAIAVARELKLNPEKINVNGGAVALGHPIGASGARVLVTLLYELQRRNLKRGIAALCLGGGNAVAMAVERM; this is encoded by the coding sequence ATGGAACAGCCCGTCATTTTAAGCGCCGTCCGCACGCCCATGGGAAAATTCATGGGCGGATTATCTTCTCTCACTGCACCCGAACTTGGCGCGAAAGTCGTCGCCGAATCCGTTCGCCGCGCCGGCATCGATCCCAAATCCGTGGACGAATGCATCATGGGCAACGTCGTCCAGGCCGGCCTCGGACAAAATCCCGCGCGCCAGGCCGCGCTCAAAGGTGGCCTCGATTATCACGTCGCCGCTATGACCATCAACAAAGTCTGCGGCTCAGGTCTCAAATCCGTCGGCCTCGCCGCACAAGCCGTCATTACCGGAGAATCCGAAATCCTCGTCGCCGGTGGCATGGAATCCATGTCCAATTGCCCTTATCTCCTCACGCAAGCGCGCACCGGCTATCGCCTCGGCAACGGCCAGTTGATCGACTCCATGGTCCATGACGGCCTCTGGGAAGCCTACGAGGACTATCACATGGGCGTCACCGCCGAACTCGTCGCCGAAAAATACAAAATCTCGCGTCAGGAGCAGGATCAATACGCGCTCGAAAGCCATCAGAAAGCCGTCCGCGCCATGAAGTCCTGTTTCTTCGAAGCGCAAATCGTTCCCGTGGAAATTCCGCAGAAAAAAGGCGATCCCATCGTTATCAGCAAAGACGAAACGCCCCGTGAAGACACATCGCTCGAAGCTCTCGCGAAGCTCCGTCCGGCATTTAAAAAAGACGGCACTGTCACCGCTGGTAATGCTCCGGGCACCAACGACGGCGCCGCAGTCGTAGTCGTCACCAGCGAACGCAACGCGCAGCGCCTCGGCAAAAAGCCCCTGGCGCGCATCATCGCGCAAGCCGTCGGCGGCCTCGAACCAAAATGGGTCATGATGGCGCCCGTTGAAGCAGTCAATAAGCTGCTCAAGAAAACGGGCTGGGATCGCGACAAGGACGTCGACCTCATCGAACTCAACGAAGCCTTCGCCGTGCAGGCCATAGCCGTCGCGCGCGAGCTGAAGCTCAATCCCGAAAAAATCAATGTCAATGGCGGCGCCGTCGCCCTCGGCCATCCCATCGGCGCCAGCGGCGCGCGCGTACTCGTCACGCTGCTCTACGAATTGCAGCGCCGCAACCTGAAGCGCGGCATCGCGGCCCTTTGCCTCGGAGGCGGCAACGCCGTAGCCATGGCCGTCGAACGCATGTAG
- a CDS encoding ATP-dependent DNA helicase yields the protein MPATTSDAFAELNAEQLAVVEHGEGPLLVVAGAGTGKTRVITRRICHLLETNPGLSGENILGLTFTDKAAGEMKSRVVKAAGARADGVWLSTFHKFCLDKILCEANQSLRGIDEVEHWVLLRRNIRELALKHFTRLASPGEFLSDFVKFFSRCQDELVTAEDYQQYVGGLRKAHEARKSSLDDEARAAEEENLARQEEVARAYRISERLQREKNLITFGGQLMQAVQLLQRDKERLERLREQYHYVLVDEFQDTNIAQLELLWLLAGKHHNIVAVGDDNQAIYRFRGASFGSFTIFFERFCEAAKGARAEGLPLKSLTQNYRSTKRILDIASQVIQHNERPTFLPHRGLNTENPAGEKIRIAEFATPEEEAWWVANEIGRLHDAGRKWRSCAVLYRKHTHRTRIVDVLRRKKIPFLIRGLSVLSNTLVRDLLAYLRLVAIRSDNVACARVVAAPYWGFEPQDLVRMAERGGGKRSLLDVLEAPQGELAFRPEMKTAELLQFLKELRQLAARANATNVFDRLVAGLALSPLPSDADRLNLERFAAFLAEWESKSEEKSLAAFIEYFDFFLEAGGEITQTEEPADDAVQLMTVHAAKGLEFDHVFLLTLSDGDFPARPQAPVLEFPAELMKEEQPKGEFRIQEERRLFYVAMTRARRLLTLCTVVNKRKKPSPFLEDILEDPKVKAMHAEQLAPKVRVPTEEETVGSLPADPERPQLFPAIAADSRAYSRIALWTKAYHPPSGEPLQLSASAIETYKSCPMKYLLQQVWGIRGGPQAMMTFGNVMHTTIREFVREIRKRRNVPFEEVAAIFEREWRAAGFQDDYQEEEYRKAGLEQLQAFCASYAKEPADVLHQEKAFELPLDPNVVILGRMDQINRIQDGGPRAIEIIDYKTGNPKQAKQADQSLQLSLYAIAAEEVLELEPERLIFYNLTTNEAVETTRKGKTLKKAKDAVAEVAELIRAGEFPAKPNFFICRRCDYRPICAAHEQLIAIQPADEN from the coding sequence ATGCCGGCCACTACTTCAGATGCATTTGCGGAGCTGAACGCGGAACAACTTGCCGTGGTGGAGCACGGCGAAGGGCCGCTGCTCGTCGTGGCGGGCGCAGGAACGGGCAAAACGCGCGTCATCACGCGGCGAATTTGCCATCTCCTCGAAACGAATCCTGGACTTTCCGGCGAAAACATACTCGGGCTGACGTTCACGGACAAAGCCGCGGGCGAGATGAAATCGCGTGTGGTGAAAGCCGCGGGCGCGCGCGCCGATGGCGTGTGGCTGAGCACGTTTCACAAATTCTGCCTGGACAAAATTCTGTGCGAAGCGAATCAATCACTGCGCGGCATCGACGAGGTGGAGCACTGGGTCCTGCTGCGGCGGAACATTCGCGAGCTTGCGCTAAAGCATTTCACGCGGCTGGCGTCGCCGGGCGAATTTTTGAGCGACTTCGTGAAGTTTTTTTCGCGCTGCCAGGACGAGCTGGTGACGGCGGAAGATTATCAGCAGTACGTCGGCGGATTGCGCAAGGCCCATGAGGCGAGGAAAAGCTCGCTCGATGACGAAGCACGTGCAGCGGAAGAAGAAAATCTGGCGCGGCAGGAAGAAGTGGCGCGGGCATATCGCATCAGCGAGCGGCTGCAGCGCGAAAAGAACCTGATTACGTTCGGCGGACAACTGATGCAGGCAGTACAACTGCTGCAACGGGACAAGGAACGGCTCGAACGGCTGCGCGAACAATATCACTACGTGCTCGTAGACGAATTTCAGGACACGAATATTGCGCAGCTCGAATTGCTGTGGCTGCTGGCGGGCAAGCACCACAACATCGTCGCGGTGGGCGACGACAATCAGGCGATTTACCGGTTTCGCGGCGCGTCGTTCGGAAGCTTCACGATTTTCTTTGAGCGATTCTGCGAAGCGGCGAAGGGAGCGCGCGCGGAGGGACTGCCACTGAAATCGCTGACGCAGAATTACCGTTCGACGAAGCGAATTCTGGACATCGCCAGCCAGGTGATCCAGCACAACGAGCGCCCGACTTTTTTGCCGCATCGCGGATTGAATACGGAAAATCCGGCGGGAGAGAAGATTCGCATCGCGGAATTTGCCACGCCGGAGGAAGAGGCGTGGTGGGTGGCGAACGAAATCGGACGACTTCACGACGCAGGACGAAAATGGCGAAGTTGTGCGGTGCTCTACCGCAAACATACGCACCGCACGCGAATCGTCGATGTGCTGCGGCGCAAAAAGATTCCGTTTCTGATTCGCGGGCTTTCGGTGCTGTCGAACACGCTGGTGCGCGATCTGCTGGCGTATTTGCGACTGGTGGCGATTCGTTCGGACAATGTGGCATGCGCGCGCGTGGTTGCGGCGCCGTACTGGGGATTCGAGCCGCAGGATCTGGTGCGCATGGCGGAGCGCGGCGGTGGGAAACGATCGCTGCTGGACGTGCTGGAAGCGCCGCAGGGCGAGCTGGCGTTCCGGCCGGAGATGAAGACGGCAGAGCTGCTGCAATTCTTGAAAGAATTGCGGCAACTTGCGGCGCGAGCGAATGCGACGAATGTCTTTGACCGGCTCGTGGCGGGACTCGCGCTTTCGCCGCTGCCTTCGGATGCGGACCGGCTGAACCTGGAGCGCTTCGCAGCGTTCCTGGCAGAATGGGAGAGCAAGAGCGAAGAAAAATCGCTCGCGGCGTTCATCGAATACTTCGATTTTTTTCTGGAAGCGGGCGGCGAGATTACGCAGACGGAAGAGCCAGCGGACGATGCGGTGCAGCTCATGACGGTGCATGCGGCGAAGGGACTGGAGTTCGATCATGTCTTTTTGCTGACGCTCTCCGATGGAGATTTTCCGGCGCGGCCGCAAGCGCCGGTGCTCGAATTCCCCGCCGAGTTGATGAAAGAGGAGCAGCCCAAAGGTGAATTCCGCATTCAGGAGGAGCGGCGGCTTTTTTACGTGGCGATGACGCGCGCGCGGCGGCTGCTGACACTTTGTACCGTGGTGAACAAGCGCAAGAAGCCTTCGCCGTTCCTTGAAGACATTCTCGAGGATCCTAAAGTGAAGGCGATGCACGCGGAACAACTGGCGCCGAAAGTCCGCGTACCGACGGAGGAAGAAACGGTGGGGTCGCTGCCGGCGGATCCTGAGCGGCCGCAACTTTTCCCGGCGATTGCCGCAGATTCGCGCGCCTATTCGCGGATTGCGCTGTGGACCAAGGCGTACCATCCACCGAGCGGCGAGCCGCTGCAACTGAGCGCGTCGGCGATCGAGACGTACAAGAGCTGCCCGATGAAATACCTTCTGCAGCAAGTCTGGGGAATTCGCGGCGGGCCGCAGGCGATGATGACATTCGGAAACGTGATGCACACGACGATTCGCGAATTCGTGCGCGAAATTCGCAAGAGGCGAAATGTGCCGTTCGAAGAAGTGGCCGCGATTTTCGAACGCGAATGGCGAGCTGCTGGGTTTCAGGACGACTACCAGGAAGAAGAGTACCGCAAAGCGGGACTCGAGCAACTGCAGGCATTTTGCGCCAGCTATGCGAAGGAACCGGCGGACGTGCTGCATCAGGAGAAGGCGTTTGAGCTGCCGCTCGATCCGAACGTGGTAATTCTAGGACGCATGGACCAAATCAACCGGATCCAGGACGGCGGGCCGCGCGCGATTGAGATTATCGATTACAAAACGGGCAATCCGAAGCAAGCGAAACAAGCGGACCAAAGCTTGCAATTGAGCTTATATGCGATTGCGGCGGAGGAAGTGCTGGAGCTCGAGCCGGAACGATTGATTTTTTACAATCTGACGACGAACGAAGCTGTGGAAACGACGCGCAAGGGAAAAACCCTGAAAAAAGCGAAGGACGCCGTTGCCGAAGTCGCAGAGCTGATTCGCGCGGGAGAATTTCCAGCGAAGCCGAATTTTTTCATTTGCCGGCGCTGCGATTACCGGCCGATTTGCGCCGCACACGAGCAACTGATCGCCATTCAACCCGCGGACGAAAACTGA
- a CDS encoding transcriptional regulator yields the protein MDFKTGQPDPIIHQPQRLKIMAALKALPAREQLEFMRLKVIVGATDGNLGAHIVTLEQSGYVEVEKDFVGKKPRTRVRLTKTGRRAFEDYVAFLREIVGQE from the coding sequence GTGGACTTCAAGACCGGCCAGCCTGATCCCATCATTCATCAGCCGCAGCGCCTGAAAATCATGGCTGCACTGAAGGCTTTGCCTGCGCGCGAACAACTGGAGTTCATGCGCCTCAAAGTCATCGTCGGTGCAACGGACGGCAATCTTGGTGCCCACATCGTCACTCTCGAGCAGTCCGGCTACGTCGAAGTCGAGAAAGATTTCGTCGGCAAGAAGCCGCGCACTCGCGTGCGCCTCACAAAAACCGGTCGCCGCGCCTTCGAGGATTACGTCGCTTTTCTCCGCGAAATCGTTGGACAGGAATAA